One genomic window of Bradyrhizobium sp. B124 includes the following:
- a CDS encoding fatty acid desaturase: protein MSTAETSDAGPRLKPLSPLTLRDLSTKSNLAGAVRAASHYGMIAVVGALISLISSRYGLVWAVPLIAIQGYFVAFLFMVVHETAHKTAFRSHALNLVVGNLSAFMIGLPYQYYCLFHWDHHRYTQDPEKDPELIVGPKPVSDTQLAIAYSGLLQVLVRIRLMFRHALTGKVIVPWIPQHKRASIVQEARLYLAGYLLLLAVSLALHRAILLWVWIVPLLAGQLILRPYLYAEHTGCERTRSAFENTRTTMTGRIMKWFAWNMPYHVEHHAYPTVPFHALPKLNAIVDGHIVYRGSNYRAVTRETWAWFRRQRQRSA, encoded by the coding sequence ATGAGCACCGCAGAGACCAGTGATGCCGGACCCCGCCTGAAGCCGCTCAGCCCGCTGACCTTGCGCGACCTGTCGACCAAGTCGAACCTTGCCGGCGCGGTGCGTGCGGCCAGCCATTACGGGATGATCGCTGTTGTCGGCGCGTTGATCTCCTTGATCTCGTCGCGCTATGGTCTCGTGTGGGCGGTGCCGCTGATTGCCATCCAGGGCTATTTCGTCGCGTTCCTGTTCATGGTGGTGCACGAGACCGCGCACAAGACGGCGTTCCGCAGCCACGCGCTCAATCTTGTGGTTGGCAACCTGTCCGCCTTCATGATCGGATTGCCTTACCAATATTACTGCCTGTTTCACTGGGACCATCATCGCTACACCCAGGATCCGGAGAAGGACCCCGAGCTGATCGTCGGTCCCAAGCCTGTGTCGGACACCCAGCTCGCGATCGCCTATTCGGGACTGTTGCAGGTGCTGGTCCGGATCCGGCTGATGTTCCGGCATGCACTCACTGGGAAGGTGATCGTGCCGTGGATTCCGCAGCACAAGCGCGCCTCGATCGTGCAGGAGGCAAGGCTTTATCTCGCAGGTTATCTGCTGTTGCTCGCGGTATCGCTTGCGCTGCACAGGGCGATCCTGCTCTGGGTGTGGATCGTGCCGCTGCTCGCCGGTCAGCTCATCTTGCGCCCGTATCTTTATGCAGAGCACACCGGTTGCGAGCGGACGCGGAGTGCGTTCGAGAACACGCGCACCACGATGACCGGCCGGATCATGAAATGGTTCGCCTGGAACATGCCCTATCATGTCGAGCATCATGCCTATCCGACGGTGCCGTTTCATGCGTTGCCGAAGCTGAACGCCATCGTCGACGGCCACATCGTGTATCGCGGCAGCAACTACCGCGCCGTGACGCGCGAG
- a CDS encoding alpha/beta fold hydrolase encodes MTTSRDYEVFEAGEVTLQGGAVFPQLALAYKTYGTLNAAKDNVILYPTSFAAQHYDIEWLVRPGGALDPERYFIIIANLFGNGLSSSPSNSSELLGGAPFPAFTYHDAVAIQRRLLVERFGVTKLALVYGWSMGGMQAYHWAARYPDMVERAAVVCGSARCSPYNHVFLEGVKAALTADPAYRDGYFVTKPTMGLRAMGRVYAGWAMSHEFFREESWRDAGFNSLEDYLAGSWDGAFARRDANNLLAQIAIWQAGDISRCDEFGGDFDRAMAAIKAHVLLMPGRTDRYFDPRDNEDELGRLVNARSAALHPIRSIHGHRAGNPVNNAEDRAFINAEISALLQR; translated from the coding sequence ATGACCACGTCACGCGACTATGAGGTGTTCGAGGCAGGCGAGGTGACCTTGCAGGGCGGCGCGGTGTTTCCGCAGCTTGCGCTCGCCTACAAGACCTACGGCACGCTGAATGCGGCCAAGGACAACGTCATTCTCTATCCTACGTCGTTCGCGGCACAGCATTACGACATCGAATGGCTGGTGCGGCCGGGCGGGGCGCTCGATCCCGAGCGCTACTTCATCATCATCGCGAACCTGTTCGGCAACGGCCTGTCATCCTCGCCGTCGAATTCGAGCGAGCTGCTCGGCGGCGCACCGTTCCCAGCCTTCACCTATCATGACGCCGTCGCCATCCAGCGCCGGCTGCTGGTCGAGCGGTTCGGCGTGACCAAGCTCGCGCTGGTCTACGGCTGGTCGATGGGCGGCATGCAGGCCTATCACTGGGCCGCGCGCTATCCTGACATGGTGGAGCGCGCAGCGGTGGTCTGCGGCAGCGCGCGGTGCTCGCCTTACAATCATGTCTTCCTCGAAGGCGTGAAGGCCGCGCTGACCGCCGATCCCGCTTATCGGGATGGATACTTCGTCACCAAGCCGACAATGGGCCTTCGCGCGATGGGGCGCGTCTATGCCGGCTGGGCGATGTCGCACGAGTTTTTTCGCGAGGAATCCTGGCGCGACGCCGGCTTCAACTCGCTGGAAGACTACCTCGCGGGATCCTGGGACGGGGCCTTCGCGCGGCGCGATGCGAACAATCTGCTGGCGCAGATTGCGATCTGGCAGGCCGGCGATATCAGCCGCTGCGACGAATTCGGCGGTGACTTCGACCGCGCAATGGCGGCGATCAAGGCGCATGTGCTGCTGATGCCCGGCCGTACCGACCGCTACTTCGATCCGCGCGACAACGAGGACGAACTCGGCCGCCTGGTCAATGCCCGCTCCGCGGCGCTGCATCCGATCCGCTCGATCCACGGGCACCGCGCCGGCAATCCCGTCAACAACGCCGAAGACCGCGCCTTCATCAACGCCGAAATCTCGGCGCTCTTGCAACGCTGA